One genomic window of Candidatus Kuenenia stuttgartiensis includes the following:
- a CDS encoding Ig-like domain-containing protein — MKNMRKIVLTALTTLFFTSAASAATVKVSKNIDTSTTWTADNVYRLEGQIFVLPGASLTIEAGTVIASTTDAGGSLAVARGAKIFVNGTEDNPVIMTSTDDVATWEKDSSHPSGGDPKTGTWREGANEWGNLTIMGEGVISASHSKGLQVGSNTKDPSGLNEAQMEGLTDANYSLYGGADDNDDSGSISYLSLRYAGRVIGLGNELNGLSLGGIGRETDIDHVEIMNNVDDGIEIWGGTVNLKYVSIWNVGDDSFDVDQGWRGKAQFLFVVQGYSVDAKQGSGVGDNCFEMDGAEDSDAQPVTTSVIYNATVIGNPLDGDHGTAWRDNARVQFRNCIFMDLGEKLVKADNDDGDGANGYGYNGTLSWENTWTTDYTVTSTVNDCGGCPSAAFNNASKLYTAQTSGKLAEITDSVFFRNLHADAYTDADTVGVTTNGGSNSGKNNVVVTGTDDKDMPIVSLTRGTSFTSSEGKGVLPVKSVDPRAANDALVSAGTAPNDGFFTPVQFRGAFSADDNWMQGWTAAYAYGMIVSDDDENPDVNPVKSITVSPSSLTLNKGDSADVAITLADEDGNAVEGNTVKTKLNRAGKKRVSISSNSEETDENGEAVFTVTAKKKGKAVITFQSDSLKEKLKVKVKK, encoded by the coding sequence GTGAAGAATATGAGAAAGATCGTATTGACAGCGTTGACAACACTTTTCTTTACAAGTGCTGCCAGCGCCGCCACAGTAAAAGTGTCAAAAAATATTGATACTTCTACTACATGGACTGCTGACAACGTATACCGGTTAGAAGGCCAAATCTTTGTTTTGCCTGGCGCTAGTCTTACGATAGAGGCAGGGACAGTCATTGCCAGCACTACAGACGCTGGAGGCAGTCTGGCGGTAGCACGCGGCGCAAAAATCTTCGTAAACGGCACAGAAGACAACCCGGTAATAATGACCTCTACCGACGATGTGGCTACATGGGAAAAAGATTCCAGCCACCCCAGCGGCGGCGACCCCAAAACCGGCACATGGCGTGAAGGCGCAAATGAGTGGGGGAATCTGACTATTATGGGTGAAGGAGTAATATCCGCTTCCCACTCCAAAGGTCTTCAGGTGGGTAGTAACACTAAAGATCCTTCAGGGCTAAATGAGGCGCAAATGGAAGGCCTTACGGATGCTAATTACTCATTGTATGGCGGCGCAGATGACAATGATGACAGCGGTTCCATCAGCTATTTGTCCTTACGATATGCAGGGAGAGTGATTGGCCTTGGTAATGAGCTCAACGGTTTATCGCTGGGCGGTATCGGGCGTGAAACCGATATCGATCATGTTGAGATTATGAACAATGTGGATGATGGTATTGAAATCTGGGGCGGTACGGTTAATCTGAAATACGTCAGCATCTGGAACGTTGGTGACGACAGTTTTGACGTTGACCAGGGCTGGCGCGGTAAAGCACAGTTTCTTTTTGTTGTTCAGGGCTACAGCGTCGATGCAAAACAAGGTTCCGGTGTAGGCGACAACTGTTTTGAAATGGATGGCGCTGAAGATTCTGACGCTCAGCCAGTTACTACATCCGTAATTTATAATGCCACAGTTATTGGCAATCCACTTGATGGTGACCATGGAACCGCATGGCGTGACAACGCCCGGGTGCAGTTTCGAAACTGCATATTTATGGATCTGGGAGAAAAACTTGTAAAAGCCGACAATGATGATGGTGACGGCGCTAATGGCTATGGATATAACGGCACATTGTCATGGGAGAATACGTGGACGACAGATTACACAGTTACTTCCACTGTGAATGATTGTGGCGGATGTCCTTCCGCTGCTTTCAATAACGCCAGTAAGCTTTATACAGCCCAGACGTCAGGTAAACTTGCAGAAATTACAGACAGTGTGTTCTTCAGGAACCTTCATGCGGATGCATATACGGACGCTGACACAGTCGGCGTAACAACTAACGGCGGCAGTAATTCCGGAAAGAACAACGTGGTGGTTACCGGTACCGATGATAAGGATATGCCTATTGTTAGCTTAACCCGTGGTACAAGTTTTACTTCCTCAGAAGGCAAAGGCGTCCTTCCTGTAAAATCTGTAGACCCACGTGCCGCTAATGACGCCCTTGTTAGTGCGGGTACTGCACCTAATGACGGGTTTTTCACACCTGTTCAATTTCGCGGCGCTTTCAGTGCGGATGATAATTGGATGCAGGGCTGGACTGCTGCGTACGCATACGGAATGATCGTTTCCGATGACGACGAAAATCCTGACGTAAACCCGGTAAAATCGATAACGGTATCGCCGTCTAGCCTAACCCTGAATAAGGGTGATAGCGCTGATGTGGCCATAACGTTGGCAGACGAAGACGGAAATGCCGTAGAAGGCAATACGGTTAAAACGAAGCTAAATCGTGCAGGTAAAAAACGTGTAAGTATATCGTCAAACAGTGAAGAGACAGATGAAAACGGTGAGGCTGTATTTACCGTTACTGCTAAGAAAAAAGGTAAAGCGGTGATTACCTTTCAATCAGACAGCCTGAAAGAAAAACTGAAGGTCAAGGTGAAGAAATAA
- a CDS encoding TonB-dependent receptor: protein MTNKRSGCLSIILSLLFAGVAFAQQKGSIRGIVYDKEFDAPLATVQVTIAETGDKIIATDEGIYLFDHVAPGSYTLIFSKSGYTRQVQANVVVSPGKMTEVEVSLSGEFTDMEEFIVEDIRTGDTEAGLMELRAESPALLDSISSEWLRQAGVTDAASALSLVSGATVQDGKFAVVRGLPDRYVSSQMNGVRLPTADPDKRAVQLDQFPTEVIESIQVSKTFTPDQQGDASGGAVNVVLKGIPDKNVIRFKTGYEYNTQAAGNDNFLTYKGGGVNFWGIDKKSRDIPSDGVFTGSMGVIGDEAPIDYSMSMAAGGRIELGKGISVGGLVSSYYKKDSSHFDNGIDDALWVDSKYRGDGLTPQYGNPDSPPDPPIPAVGEDFKTSLFDVTESSEEVQWGVLSAIGMEIKNHSLQALHMHTQVTEDKSILAEDTRGKAYYFPGYDPNDPKGLGNDPDNRFAAPYLRTETLKYTERETDTLQFTGDHTVPFSEAGINDFFTILSPKIDWTVAMSFSGLNEPDKRQFGSAWYAESYDEGSPVYGIDPEYKPAYYGPYTPAANFLLGNASRTWTDISEKSNQYFLNLKFPFEQWSGDKGYVKLGLFTDKVDRKYDQDSYGNYRLTGDSAIPTYEGSWDDYSYSDEFLDLGGPTMKDGPPFVDVDYEGEQKISAWYYMADLPLCSFLNVIGGARYETTKLNVINDPEKDAKWVTTDENGNRLYVDLLPGDADVAYCQDDVLPSLGFVLRPFSKITLRGSFSETVARPTFKELTPIQQQEFLGDDVFIGNNALQMSALKNYDLRLDYTPYNGGLVSVSWFHKDIEDPIEYVQDLVNAFSFTTPLNFPEGKLTGFEVETRQHLGYFWDVLKGISIGGNATFIDSEVTLPESERTRLADAGVETTSRNMMNAPEYLYNIYTMYDIERIGTQIGLFYTVKGDTLVAGAGNVNGNYVPDVYATEYGTLNFSASKNIGKHFNITFKAKNLLNPEIEEVYRPPGYLGNDEVRTSYTKGIDFSIYISGTW, encoded by the coding sequence ATGACGAATAAACGGAGTGGCTGTTTAAGCATCATCTTGTCATTATTATTTGCAGGTGTTGCTTTCGCTCAACAGAAAGGCTCAATTCGTGGGATTGTGTATGACAAGGAGTTTGATGCGCCATTGGCTACTGTACAGGTTACTATTGCAGAAACGGGAGATAAGATAATTGCTACAGACGAAGGAATATATTTGTTTGACCATGTAGCTCCAGGCAGCTATACGCTTATCTTTTCGAAAAGCGGTTATACCCGTCAGGTGCAGGCAAATGTGGTGGTTTCTCCAGGGAAGATGACGGAAGTTGAAGTTTCATTGTCGGGAGAGTTTACGGATATGGAAGAGTTTATTGTTGAGGATATTCGTACAGGAGATACAGAGGCGGGCCTTATGGAGCTTCGTGCTGAAAGCCCGGCACTTCTGGATTCCATTAGTTCAGAATGGCTACGTCAGGCAGGAGTGACTGATGCGGCAAGTGCATTGAGTCTTGTATCGGGCGCTACGGTGCAAGACGGCAAATTTGCTGTCGTGCGAGGGCTGCCGGACAGATATGTCAGTTCACAAATGAACGGCGTGCGGCTGCCTACCGCGGACCCGGATAAACGTGCCGTACAGTTGGACCAATTTCCTACGGAAGTAATAGAAAGCATTCAGGTAAGCAAAACATTTACACCGGATCAACAGGGCGATGCATCCGGTGGCGCTGTGAATGTGGTGCTGAAAGGTATTCCTGATAAAAATGTAATCAGATTTAAAACTGGATATGAATATAACACGCAGGCGGCAGGTAACGATAATTTCCTCACCTACAAGGGTGGAGGAGTGAATTTCTGGGGGATAGACAAGAAAAGCAGGGATATCCCTTCGGACGGTGTATTTACCGGTTCAATGGGAGTTATCGGAGACGAAGCGCCAATTGATTATTCAATGTCGATGGCCGCCGGGGGAAGAATTGAATTGGGGAAGGGCATCAGCGTAGGGGGGCTTGTCAGTTCCTATTATAAGAAGGACAGTTCGCATTTCGACAATGGTATCGATGATGCTTTGTGGGTTGACAGCAAATACAGGGGCGATGGGCTGACTCCGCAGTATGGAAACCCCGACTCCCCACCCGATCCACCCATACCCGCTGTTGGAGAAGATTTTAAAACCTCTCTATTTGATGTCACGGAGTCATCTGAAGAAGTGCAATGGGGTGTTTTAAGCGCAATTGGGATGGAAATAAAAAACCATTCGCTGCAAGCGCTTCATATGCATACCCAGGTTACGGAGGACAAGTCGATTCTTGCTGAAGATACCAGGGGCAAGGCATACTATTTCCCCGGATATGACCCAAACGACCCGAAAGGGCTGGGGAATGACCCGGACAATAGGTTTGCAGCCCCCTACCTCAGAACTGAAACGTTAAAATATACGGAAAGGGAGACCGATACACTACAATTTACAGGAGATCATACCGTGCCGTTCTCTGAAGCGGGCATTAATGATTTCTTTACAATACTCTCTCCTAAAATCGACTGGACAGTTGCCATGAGTTTTTCAGGTCTTAATGAACCTGACAAACGGCAATTTGGTTCTGCATGGTATGCAGAATCGTATGATGAAGGGTCTCCGGTTTATGGAATCGATCCGGAATACAAACCCGCTTATTATGGCCCATACACGCCTGCTGCAAACTTCCTGCTGGGAAATGCATCACGGACATGGACCGATATTTCAGAAAAAAGTAACCAGTATTTTTTAAATCTGAAATTCCCTTTTGAGCAATGGAGCGGAGATAAAGGATATGTGAAATTAGGGCTTTTCACGGATAAGGTAGATCGTAAGTATGATCAGGATTCATATGGCAATTACCGGCTAACGGGGGATAGCGCTATTCCAACGTATGAAGGATCATGGGATGACTATTCTTATAGCGACGAATTCCTTGACTTGGGCGGCCCTACAATGAAAGACGGCCCTCCCTTTGTTGATGTCGACTACGAGGGAGAACAGAAGATTTCGGCATGGTACTACATGGCGGACTTACCCCTCTGCTCATTCCTCAATGTGATTGGCGGAGCACGCTATGAAACAACGAAACTGAACGTAATAAATGACCCTGAAAAAGACGCTAAATGGGTTACTACCGATGAAAACGGGAATCGTCTATACGTTGACCTGCTTCCTGGAGATGCGGACGTCGCGTATTGTCAGGATGATGTGTTGCCTTCACTCGGATTTGTATTGAGACCCTTTAGCAAGATCACATTGCGCGGTTCATTTAGTGAAACCGTGGCGCGTCCGACTTTTAAGGAACTTACTCCGATTCAACAGCAGGAATTTCTGGGTGACGATGTTTTTATCGGAAATAATGCACTGCAAATGAGTGCACTAAAAAATTACGACCTGCGGCTCGACTATACTCCCTATAATGGCGGCTTGGTATCAGTCTCCTGGTTCCATAAAGACATAGAAGACCCCATTGAATACGTGCAGGATCTGGTGAACGCTTTTTCATTTACGACCCCGCTGAATTTTCCTGAAGGGAAATTGACCGGTTTTGAAGTAGAGACACGACAGCATCTGGGCTATTTCTGGGATGTGCTGAAGGGTATTTCGATAGGAGGCAACGCAACGTTTATTGACTCGGAAGTGACGCTTCCTGAGAGCGAACGAACACGGCTTGCCGATGCCGGGGTGGAAACGACCAGCCGCAATATGATGAATGCGCCTGAATATCTGTACAATATTTACACAATGTATGATATTGAACGCATTGGTACGCAAATAGGGCTTTTTTATACGGTGAAAGGAGATACGCTGGTGGCCGGTGCGGGAAATGTAAACGGAAACTATGTGCCGGACGTCTATGCAACGGAATACGGCACGCTTAATTTCAGCGCTTCAAAAAATATCGGGAAACACTTTAACATAACGTTTAAGGCGAAAAACCTGCTTAACCCTGAAATTGAAGAGGTATATAGGCCGCCGGGTTATTTAGGAAATGACGAGGTCAGAACCTCCTATACGAAGGGGATAGATTTTTCAATTTATATAAGCGGTACATGGTAA